The window ATTTGACTGCGTTGGACATTCTCCCTGCTCGAAGTGTACTGCGCTCTTTTTGGCGGTGCAAGCAAAACGGTTACTTTCGTCGTTGACCTTCCGCATCCCCGGCCTGCCCTGCCGCCCCATGCCACCGGCGGCAACCCCCCTTTTCACCCCTCATCCAAGCTAAAATAGATCCAAGAGCAGGAAAGGAGTGACCATGCTACGAGATCTGAAACGAGCACTGCTGGCAGCCGGCATGATTCTGGCGCTGAGCAGCTTCGCCCTGGCGCATGACGAGAGAGAGCGCAGTTCTGATGGCTATCAGCAGGGGTACAACGACGGCTTCCACCATGGCCGCGAGGACCGCGACCGGCGCGCCGGCTACGACTATCAGGGAGACGACTACCAGCGGGCCGACCGCGGCTATGACCCCAACTACGGCGACCGCAACCAGTTCGTCGCCGCCTACCGCGAGGGCTACCAAGCCGGCTACGACGACGGGTACAACGGGCGCAACGCGCGCCCCAGCGACGCCTATGGCCGCGGAGGCTACGGGCGCGACGACCGCAACGGCCGTGAGCGATACGGCTCCAACAATGTCGCCTACAACAACGGCTACCGCGACGGCATCGAGGGCGCCCAAAAGGACATCCGAAAAAACAAACGCCTGGACTTCAACGACCACGACTGGTATCGCAACGCTGACCACGGCTACTCCTCGCGCTACGGCAACAAGGAGTCCTACCGGCAGCAGTATCGCCAGGGCTACGAAGCCGGCTACCGTGAAACCTTCGACCAGCGGTCTCAAGGGTACGGGAATGGCCGCGGGGGCAACTCCGACGTCGCATACTCCACCGGCTATAGTGATGGCATGGTGAAAGCGCGCAAGGACATGGCCAACCGCAAGTCTCCTGATCCTACGCGGCACGATTGGTACAAAGACGCCAACCGCGGGTACGACGGCCGAGCCTACCGCAACCGCGATGACTACAAGCAGCGCTATCGCCAGGGCTACATCGCCGGCTACAACGACACCTACCGCGGACGGCGGTAACTCAGAAAGCCTGCCAGGGCGGGAGGTCCCGGCTTCAGCACCGGAGGACTCCCGCCCTGGGGCCTCCCGGGTCTGTACCCTTTCGACGCTGACCCTTCGCACCCCCGGCCTGCCCGGCCGGACGATTTCCGCTCCAGGCGGCAACTTTCCCCTCCCGCTCCTACATCCAAAGTTCAAGAGACTCCAGTAGCAGGAGAAGGAGAGCCGATGTTACGAGATCTGAAACGAGTACTTCTGGCGGCGGGCATGATCCTGGCGCTCAGCGGCTTCGCGCTGGCGCACGACGAGCGCTCGCGTGATTCTGATGGCTATCAACAGGGGTACAACGCCGGCTTCCAGCACGGCCGCGCGGACCGCGACCGGCGCGCCGGTTACGACCCTCGGGGAGACGCCAACCTGCGGGGCAACCGCGGCTATGACCCAGGCAACGGCAACCGCGACCAGTACGCCGCCGCCTACCGCGAGGGCTACCAATCCGGCTACGACGACGGGTACAACGGCCGCAATGGACGCTCCAACGACGCCTATGGCCGCGGCGGCTACGGGCGCGACGAGGACGACGACGATGACCGCGGGGGCTACGGGCGCGACAACCGCAACGGCAGCTACGGCAGCGGGCGCAACGGCAGCTACGGCCGTCGGGGATCCAGCTACAACAACGTCGCCTACGATACCGGCTACCGGGACGGGATCGACGGCGCACAGTCGGACATCCGCGAGAACAAACGCTTCGACGTCAATGACCATGGCTGGTACCGCGACGCCGACCACGGTTACTCCTCGCGCTACGGCAGCAAGAAGTCCTACCGGCAGCAGTATCGCCAGGGATACGAAACCGGCTATCGTGAGACCTTCGACCGCTCAGGGTACTCGAATGGTGGGTACGGGAACGGCTACCCGACTGGCGGGTACGGGAATGGCCGCGGGGGCACCTCCGACATCGCATACTCCACCGGCTACAGTGACGGCATGGTGGGCGCGCGCAAGGACATGCTCGAACGCAAGTCTCCTGATCCGACCCGGCACGACTGGTACAAAGACGCCAACCGCGGTTACGACGGCCGCGCCTACGGCAACCGCGAAGACTACAAGCAGCGCTATCGCCAGGCCTACATGGCCGGCTATAACGACGCCTACAGCGGCCGCGGTCGCGGGTTCTAGGGAAAAAGCTAACAGGGTGGGAGGTCACGGCTTGAGAGCCGGAGCCTCCTGCCCTGATCGCATCCCGGGCCTGTATACTTCGACATTGAGGAGAGACCCTCAATGCCCGCCAAGGTGAAGGCCACCCCCGACGGCTACCACACTGCCACACCCTACCTGATCATCCAAGGAGCTGCCGCCGCTCTGGATTTCTACAAGAAGGTCTTTGGAGCGACCGAGATCATGCGCATGGCGCAGCCCGAAGGCAAGATCGGCCACGCCGAGATCCGCATCGGCGATTCCGTCGTCATGCTGGCCGACGAGGTCCCGCAGATGGGCTACCGCGGCCCCAAGTCGCTGGGCGGCTCCCCGGTCAGCCTCATGCTGTACGTCGAGGATGTAGACGCCGCGGTGGCGCGCGCAGTGGCCGCCGGTGCCAAGCTCACCCAGCCCGTCCAGGACAAGTTCTACGGCGACCGCAACGGCGTGATCGAGGACCCCTTCGGCCACGTTTGGACCATCGCCACCCACACGGAAGACGTCTCGCCCGAGGAAATGGATAAGCGGATGGCGGCCATGGACAAGGGTAAGTGAGGAGCGCACCGGAGGTATCGCCCGCGCTCGGCAGACTCTAGGTCCCAGCGACGGGCGTGAGCGGCGTAACCCCGGCGGTAGCGGGCCCGGTGTTTGCCTTGACCCCGAAGTACAGATACCCCATCGCCATCCCCAGACAAATGAGGGACCACAGTGGGACGTGGATCTGTGCCAGGTCCACGGCCTCGTTCAGGATCATCGCCGGCGTGACGGCGACGGCAGCCAGGCGCATCAGCGCCGGATACTCGAGGGCTGCGTTCAACGAGCGCGCGAACAGGATCCCCACCGCGGCATAGAGCGCTACCTGGGCCACCCGGTAGAGAAACGAGAACAGCAGCACGAATCCGTAGAATGCCGGGGCCACGAAAAACCGGGAGGAGTTCAACCAACCGTGGACCCGGGCGCTATCCACGGAGAAGTTCTCGACCGCGGAGAGGTCGTAGGTGCGCACCTCCGCGGGCCGGTTGCGCATGATCAGCGAGTGCTTGGTGAGCAGCATGTCCGCGTTCACGTCCTCAAGCGACTTGTACTTCCCGGTCAGGTCAATGACCGCCAGGTACTTGGAGGTCTCATTCACGCGGTTTGCGGGGTCGCTCGGGATGGGGATAAAGTAGGGCGTCTCCACGTTGGTTGAAACCTCGCCATGATGGATGGTGATCTGCGGGATCTTGTCCACCACCTCGTTCGCGCCGCTCTCAACCCACTTCGAAAAGC of the Terriglobales bacterium genome contains:
- a CDS encoding VOC family protein, coding for MPAKVKATPDGYHTATPYLIIQGAAAALDFYKKVFGATEIMRMAQPEGKIGHAEIRIGDSVVMLADEVPQMGYRGPKSLGGSPVSLMLYVEDVDAAVARAVAAGAKLTQPVQDKFYGDRNGVIEDPFGHVWTIATHTEDVSPEEMDKRMAAMDKGK
- a CDS encoding DUF1189 family protein, with the protein product MKRFSILHPLYMSFYSREIYQDVGRNWKGVGLGYLFLAMAIVQLPMAVKIHVGFSKWVESGANEVVDKIPQITIHHGEVSTNVETPYFIPIPSDPANRVNETSKYLAVIDLTGKYKSLEDVNADMLLTKHSLIMRNRPAEVRTYDLSAVENFSVDSARVHGWLNSSRFFVAPAFYGFVLLFSFLYRVAQVALYAAVGILFARSLNAALEYPALMRLAAVAVTPAMILNEAVDLAQIHVPLWSLICLGMAMGYLYFGVKANTGPATAGVTPLTPVAGT